One part of the [Pantoea] beijingensis genome encodes these proteins:
- a CDS encoding OprD family outer membrane porin, producing MMFKYIAFALMTCGISSSSWASTDDFLNDDFFKNSQFTLSTKNYWKYLKEENANPKYVHNAWGQGFSADYQSGYFLDVIGFDFAYYSAVKLGASDYFNSRGVLYSHGAGNSKSNAEGYSKFGQRNIKLNYNFLDTQLNARWGWQMLKNYGVISTSNRLSPTTYSGISGSVSYGQVTVRGAWIENSMDRNSPDKKQFRTNTGKDISYLTSGEILWKSDDIDVQYAYGESKNYLQRHQLFTQFRPDSRLKIGAQIYGTHAQDAYRTMPASKRDFDNNAWHFAMDTTWKAERWSSKLGIGYTDAKKTNEVGFYPRHMSKNSRGTFISMAYAGDDYLRDGELMLANITEYRLTPDFAVGLAGNIGQFNYKGNHVRSGEISAFSRWAPSQSYFKNFTFWAMFGPGWSYKTKGKTPVLTDGHYTRTNTLASEVIMEYRFNVL from the coding sequence TGGAAATATCTTAAAGAAGAAAATGCTAATCCTAAATATGTGCATAATGCTTGGGGGCAGGGTTTTTCGGCAGATTATCAGTCTGGTTATTTTTTAGATGTTATTGGATTTGATTTTGCGTATTATAGTGCTGTAAAATTGGGAGCCAGCGATTATTTTAACTCCCGAGGAGTGCTTTATAGCCATGGTGCAGGGAATAGCAAAAGCAATGCTGAAGGGTATTCAAAATTTGGTCAGCGTAATATCAAGCTTAATTATAACTTCCTGGATACTCAGCTAAATGCGCGCTGGGGCTGGCAAATGCTTAAAAATTACGGCGTTATCTCTACGTCTAATCGTCTCTCTCCTACGACCTATTCAGGAATAAGTGGTTCAGTAAGCTACGGGCAGGTTACTGTACGGGGGGCATGGATTGAAAATTCGATGGATAGAAACTCACCGGATAAAAAACAATTCCGGACCAATACTGGTAAAGATATCAGTTATCTGACAAGCGGTGAAATTCTCTGGAAAAGTGATGATATTGATGTGCAATACGCCTATGGTGAAAGTAAAAACTATCTGCAGCGGCATCAACTTTTTACTCAGTTTCGTCCCGATTCCCGGTTAAAGATTGGGGCCCAGATATATGGCACACACGCCCAGGATGCTTATCGCACAATGCCTGCGAGTAAACGTGATTTTGATAATAATGCCTGGCATTTTGCGATGGATACCACATGGAAAGCTGAACGCTGGAGCAGCAAATTGGGTATCGGCTATACGGATGCTAAAAAAACAAATGAAGTCGGATTTTATCCACGGCACATGAGTAAAAATTCCCGAGGTACATTTATCTCCATGGCCTATGCTGGCGACGATTACCTGCGTGACGGGGAACTGATGTTAGCGAACATCACCGAATATCGATTGACACCCGATTTCGCTGTTGGCCTGGCGGGAAATATAGGACAATTTAATTACAAGGGTAATCACGTACGCAGTGGGGAAATCAGCGCCTTCAGTCGTTGGGCACCTTCTCAATCGTATTTTAAAAATTTCACATTTTGGGCAATGTTTGGACCTGGATGGTCATATAAGACCAAAGGAAAAACGCCAGTCCTTACAGACGGCCATTATACGCGTACGAATACGCTGGCTTCGGAAGTCATAATGGAGTATCGGTTTAACGTTTTATAA